The proteins below are encoded in one region of Erinaceus europaeus chromosome 15, mEriEur2.1, whole genome shotgun sequence:
- the ANKS3 gene encoding ankyrin repeat and SAM domain-containing protein 3 isoform X1 yields the protein MSELSDEASEPELLNRSLSMWHGLGTQVSPEELAVPLDLHTAASVGQYEVVKECVQRRELDLNKKNSGGWTPLMYASYIGHDTIVHLLLEAGVSVNVPTPEGQTPLMLASSCGNESIAYFLLQQGAELEMKDIQGWTALFHCTSAGHQQVVRFLLDSGANADVREPVFGFTPLMEAAAAGHEIIVQCFLSHGVRVDTRDHSGATARMLARQYGHMKIVGLIDAHSSSLPRCLFRGPDKQGELSSSDESCPAPPRQRPCRKKGLSIHEGPRALARITAIGLGGRTRQPRCEQVVPPRGYVTFTSSDENLLDGRALCYRDVTSPINDQDVESSSSSSREDPALGAELGAVPSSSSSEGLAWGLGVSSEGSLESNEDSDHTQKCSGRKQTKSHMKARTRHGSSDGQWPPSARGSSPACPPVPAPQPQSTPYSGPQDLAALLEQIGCLKYLQVFEEQDVDLRIFLTLTESDLKELGITLFGPKRKMTSAIARWHSSARPPSDALELAYADRLESEMQELAIQLHRRCEEVEAMRGQVSQEQELRAVVESCLLERDGALQDMHAQLREAWALACQAAHVLDQLRACQVELSTRVGQDQNHRGPAQGPGLPSADPKGWQASLQALSLPELSGALEDRVHEMGQALCSVTQNLEKLQVLNGKENWREP from the exons ATGTCGGAGCTCAGCGATGAAGCCAGTGAGCCAGAACTGCTGAACCGCAGCTTGTCCATGTGGCATGGGCTGGGGACGCAGGTCAGCCCTGAGGAACTGGCCGTCCCCTTGGACCTTCACACGGCGGCATCCGTTGGCCAGTatgaagtggtgaaggagtgtgtGCAGCG GCGAGAGCTAGATTTGAACAAGAAGAACAGTGGCGGCTGGACCCCGCTGATGTACGCCTCCTACATTGGGCATGATACTATTGTGCACCTGTTGCTGGAGGCgggtgtgagtgtgaatgtgccCACCCCAGAAGGACAGACCCCACTGATGCTGGCTTCTAGCTGTGGCAACGAGAGCATCGCCTACTTTCTCCTCCAG CAAGGCGCCGAGCTGGAGATGAAGGACATCCAGGGCTGGACCGCCCTCTTCCACTGCACCAGCGCCGGGCACCAGCAAGTGGTCAGGTTCCTCCTAGACAGCGGAGCCAACGCTGACGTGAG ggagCCCGTCTTCGGATTCACTCCTCTGATGGAAGCTGCTGCTGCCGGCCATGAGATCATTGTCCAGTGTTTCCTGAGCCAC GGAGTCAGAGTGGACACGAGGGACCACAGCGGGGCCACGGCCCGGATGCTGGCCAGGCAGTACGGACACATGAAGATCGTGGGCTTGATCGACGCCCACTCATCCTCGCTGCCCAGGTGCCTCTTCAGGGGCCCAG ACAAGCAGGGGGAACTCAGCTCTTCAGATGAGTCCTGCCCTGCCCCCCCAAGGCAAAGGCCCTGCCGGAAGAAGGGGCTTAGCATCCACGAGGGCCCACGAGCCTTGGCCAGGATCACAGCCATTGGCCTTGGGGGCCGGACACGACAGCCGCGCTGTG AGCAGGTGGTGCCTCCTCGAGGCTACGTCACCTTCACCAGCAGCGATGAGAACCTGCTAGATGGGCGAGCCCTCTGCTACAGGGACGTCACCTCCCCCATCAACGACCAGGATGtggagagcagcagcagcagcagcaggg AGGATCCCGCCTTGGGTGCTGAGCTGGGGGCTGTgccgagcagcagcagcagtgaagggctggcctggggcctgggagtcAGCAGCGAGGGCTCTCTGGAGAGTAACGAG GACTCCGACCATACACAGAAATGTTCAGGCCGCAAACAAACGAAAAGTCACATGAAGGCCAGGACCCGGCACGGTAGCAGTGACGGCCAGTGGCCTCCTAGTGCCAGGGGTTCCAGCCCAGCCTGCCCCCCCGTGCCTGCTCCCCAACCCCAGAGCACCCCCTACTCGGGACCCCAG GACCTCGCTGCGCTGCTGGAGCAGATTGGATGCCTCAAGTACCTGCAGGTGTTTGAGGAGCAGGACGTGGACCTCCGCATCTTTCTGACGCTTACCGAGAGTGACCTGAAGGAGCTGGGCATCAC GTTATTTGGGCCTAAGAGGAAGATGACTTCTGCCATCGCCCGCTGGCACAGCAGTGCCCGCCCCCCAAGCGACGCTCTGGAGCTGGCCTATGCCGACCGGCTAGAGTCTGAGATGCAGGAACTCGCCATCCAGCTGCACAGG CGCTGCGAGGAGGTGGAGGCCATGCGGGGCCAAGTGTCACAGGAGCAGGAGCTGCGGGCCGTAGTGGAGAGCTGCCTGCTGGAGCGGGACGGGGCCCTGCAGGACATGCACGCTCAGCTGCGGGAGGCCTGGGCCCTGGCGTGCCAGGCCGCACACGTGCTGGACCAGCTGCG AGCTTGTCAAGTGGAACTGTCAACCCGAGTGGGGCAGGACCAGAACCACCGGGGACCAGCCCAGGGCCCGGGCCTGCCCTCAGCAG ACCCCAAAGGCTGGCAAGCCTCCCTGCAGGCCCTGAGCCTCCCAGAGCTGTCAGGGGCACTGGAGGACCGTGTGCACGAGATGG GGCAGGCTCTGTGCTCAGTGACTCAGAACCTGGAGAAGCTGCAAGTGCTGAATGGGAAGGAGAACTGGCGGGAACCCTAA
- the ANKS3 gene encoding ankyrin repeat and SAM domain-containing protein 3 isoform X3 — protein sequence MSELSDEASEPELLNRSLSMWHGLGTQVSPEELAVPLDLHTAASVGQYEVVKECVQRRELDLNKKNSGGWTPLMYASYIGHDTIVHLLLEAGVSVNVPTPEGQTPLMLASSCGNESIAYFLLQQGAELEMKDIQGWTALFHCTSAGHQQVVRFLLDSGANADVREPVFGFTPLMEAAAAGHEIIVQCFLSHGVRVDTRDHSGATARMLARQYGHMKIVGLIDAHSSSLPRCLFRGPDKQGELSSSDESCPAPPRQRPCRKKGLSIHEGPRALARITAIGLGGRTRQPRCEQVVPPRGYVTFTSSDENLLDGRALCYRDVTSPINDQDVESSSSSSREDPALGAELGAVPSSSSSEGLAWGLGVSSEGSLESNEDSDHTQKCSGRKQTKSHMKARTRHGSSDGQWPPSARGSSPACPPVPAPQPQSTPYSGPQDLAALLEQIGCLKYLQVFEEQDVDLRIFLTLTESDLKELGITLFGPKRKMTSAIARWHSSARPPSDALELAYADRLESEMQELAIQLHRRCEEVEAMRGQVSQEQELRAVVESCLLERDGALQDMHAQLREAWALACQAAHVLDQLRPQRLASLPAGPEPPRAVRGTGGPCARDGAGSVLSDSEPGEAASAEWEGELAGTLR from the exons ATGTCGGAGCTCAGCGATGAAGCCAGTGAGCCAGAACTGCTGAACCGCAGCTTGTCCATGTGGCATGGGCTGGGGACGCAGGTCAGCCCTGAGGAACTGGCCGTCCCCTTGGACCTTCACACGGCGGCATCCGTTGGCCAGTatgaagtggtgaaggagtgtgtGCAGCG GCGAGAGCTAGATTTGAACAAGAAGAACAGTGGCGGCTGGACCCCGCTGATGTACGCCTCCTACATTGGGCATGATACTATTGTGCACCTGTTGCTGGAGGCgggtgtgagtgtgaatgtgccCACCCCAGAAGGACAGACCCCACTGATGCTGGCTTCTAGCTGTGGCAACGAGAGCATCGCCTACTTTCTCCTCCAG CAAGGCGCCGAGCTGGAGATGAAGGACATCCAGGGCTGGACCGCCCTCTTCCACTGCACCAGCGCCGGGCACCAGCAAGTGGTCAGGTTCCTCCTAGACAGCGGAGCCAACGCTGACGTGAG ggagCCCGTCTTCGGATTCACTCCTCTGATGGAAGCTGCTGCTGCCGGCCATGAGATCATTGTCCAGTGTTTCCTGAGCCAC GGAGTCAGAGTGGACACGAGGGACCACAGCGGGGCCACGGCCCGGATGCTGGCCAGGCAGTACGGACACATGAAGATCGTGGGCTTGATCGACGCCCACTCATCCTCGCTGCCCAGGTGCCTCTTCAGGGGCCCAG ACAAGCAGGGGGAACTCAGCTCTTCAGATGAGTCCTGCCCTGCCCCCCCAAGGCAAAGGCCCTGCCGGAAGAAGGGGCTTAGCATCCACGAGGGCCCACGAGCCTTGGCCAGGATCACAGCCATTGGCCTTGGGGGCCGGACACGACAGCCGCGCTGTG AGCAGGTGGTGCCTCCTCGAGGCTACGTCACCTTCACCAGCAGCGATGAGAACCTGCTAGATGGGCGAGCCCTCTGCTACAGGGACGTCACCTCCCCCATCAACGACCAGGATGtggagagcagcagcagcagcagcaggg AGGATCCCGCCTTGGGTGCTGAGCTGGGGGCTGTgccgagcagcagcagcagtgaagggctggcctggggcctgggagtcAGCAGCGAGGGCTCTCTGGAGAGTAACGAG GACTCCGACCATACACAGAAATGTTCAGGCCGCAAACAAACGAAAAGTCACATGAAGGCCAGGACCCGGCACGGTAGCAGTGACGGCCAGTGGCCTCCTAGTGCCAGGGGTTCCAGCCCAGCCTGCCCCCCCGTGCCTGCTCCCCAACCCCAGAGCACCCCCTACTCGGGACCCCAG GACCTCGCTGCGCTGCTGGAGCAGATTGGATGCCTCAAGTACCTGCAGGTGTTTGAGGAGCAGGACGTGGACCTCCGCATCTTTCTGACGCTTACCGAGAGTGACCTGAAGGAGCTGGGCATCAC GTTATTTGGGCCTAAGAGGAAGATGACTTCTGCCATCGCCCGCTGGCACAGCAGTGCCCGCCCCCCAAGCGACGCTCTGGAGCTGGCCTATGCCGACCGGCTAGAGTCTGAGATGCAGGAACTCGCCATCCAGCTGCACAGG CGCTGCGAGGAGGTGGAGGCCATGCGGGGCCAAGTGTCACAGGAGCAGGAGCTGCGGGCCGTAGTGGAGAGCTGCCTGCTGGAGCGGGACGGGGCCCTGCAGGACATGCACGCTCAGCTGCGGGAGGCCTGGGCCCTGGCGTGCCAGGCCGCACACGTGCTGGACCAGCTGCG ACCCCAAAGGCTGGCAAGCCTCCCTGCAGGCCCTGAGCCTCCCAGAGCTGTCAGGGGCACTGGAGGACCGTGTGCACGAGATGG GGCAGGCTCTGTGCTCAGTGACTCAGAACCTGGAGAAGCTGCAAGTGCTGAATGGGAAGGAGAACTGGCGGGAACCCTAAGGTGA
- the ANKS3 gene encoding ankyrin repeat and SAM domain-containing protein 3 isoform X2: protein MSELSDEASEPELLNRSLSMWHGLGTQVSPEELAVPLDLHTAASVGQYEVVKECVQRRELDLNKKNSGGWTPLMYASYIGHDTIVHLLLEAGVSVNVPTPEGQTPLMLASSCGNESIAYFLLQQGAELEMKDIQGWTALFHCTSAGHQQVVRFLLDSGANADVREPVFGFTPLMEAAAAGHEIIVQCFLSHGVRVDTRDHSGATARMLARQYGHMKIVGLIDAHSSSLPRCLFRGPDKQGELSSSDESCPAPPRQRPCRKKGLSIHEGPRALARITAIGLGGRTRQPRCEQVVPPRGYVTFTSSDENLLDGRALCYRDVTSPINDQDVESSSSSSREDPALGAELGAVPSSSSSEGLAWGLGVSSEGSLESNEDSDHTQKCSGRKQTKSHMKARTRHGSSDGQWPPSARGSSPACPPVPAPQPQSTPYSGPQDLAALLEQIGCLKYLQVFEEQDVDLRIFLTLTESDLKELGITLFGPKRKMTSAIARWHSSARPPSDALELAYADRLESEMQELAIQLHRRCEEVEAMRGQVSQEQELRAVVESCLLERDGALQDMHAQLREAWALACQAAHVLDQLRACQVELSTRVGQDQNHRGPAQGPGLPSADPKGWQASLQALSLPELSGALEDRVHEMGSVLSDSEPGEAASAEWEGELAGTLR, encoded by the exons ATGTCGGAGCTCAGCGATGAAGCCAGTGAGCCAGAACTGCTGAACCGCAGCTTGTCCATGTGGCATGGGCTGGGGACGCAGGTCAGCCCTGAGGAACTGGCCGTCCCCTTGGACCTTCACACGGCGGCATCCGTTGGCCAGTatgaagtggtgaaggagtgtgtGCAGCG GCGAGAGCTAGATTTGAACAAGAAGAACAGTGGCGGCTGGACCCCGCTGATGTACGCCTCCTACATTGGGCATGATACTATTGTGCACCTGTTGCTGGAGGCgggtgtgagtgtgaatgtgccCACCCCAGAAGGACAGACCCCACTGATGCTGGCTTCTAGCTGTGGCAACGAGAGCATCGCCTACTTTCTCCTCCAG CAAGGCGCCGAGCTGGAGATGAAGGACATCCAGGGCTGGACCGCCCTCTTCCACTGCACCAGCGCCGGGCACCAGCAAGTGGTCAGGTTCCTCCTAGACAGCGGAGCCAACGCTGACGTGAG ggagCCCGTCTTCGGATTCACTCCTCTGATGGAAGCTGCTGCTGCCGGCCATGAGATCATTGTCCAGTGTTTCCTGAGCCAC GGAGTCAGAGTGGACACGAGGGACCACAGCGGGGCCACGGCCCGGATGCTGGCCAGGCAGTACGGACACATGAAGATCGTGGGCTTGATCGACGCCCACTCATCCTCGCTGCCCAGGTGCCTCTTCAGGGGCCCAG ACAAGCAGGGGGAACTCAGCTCTTCAGATGAGTCCTGCCCTGCCCCCCCAAGGCAAAGGCCCTGCCGGAAGAAGGGGCTTAGCATCCACGAGGGCCCACGAGCCTTGGCCAGGATCACAGCCATTGGCCTTGGGGGCCGGACACGACAGCCGCGCTGTG AGCAGGTGGTGCCTCCTCGAGGCTACGTCACCTTCACCAGCAGCGATGAGAACCTGCTAGATGGGCGAGCCCTCTGCTACAGGGACGTCACCTCCCCCATCAACGACCAGGATGtggagagcagcagcagcagcagcaggg AGGATCCCGCCTTGGGTGCTGAGCTGGGGGCTGTgccgagcagcagcagcagtgaagggctggcctggggcctgggagtcAGCAGCGAGGGCTCTCTGGAGAGTAACGAG GACTCCGACCATACACAGAAATGTTCAGGCCGCAAACAAACGAAAAGTCACATGAAGGCCAGGACCCGGCACGGTAGCAGTGACGGCCAGTGGCCTCCTAGTGCCAGGGGTTCCAGCCCAGCCTGCCCCCCCGTGCCTGCTCCCCAACCCCAGAGCACCCCCTACTCGGGACCCCAG GACCTCGCTGCGCTGCTGGAGCAGATTGGATGCCTCAAGTACCTGCAGGTGTTTGAGGAGCAGGACGTGGACCTCCGCATCTTTCTGACGCTTACCGAGAGTGACCTGAAGGAGCTGGGCATCAC GTTATTTGGGCCTAAGAGGAAGATGACTTCTGCCATCGCCCGCTGGCACAGCAGTGCCCGCCCCCCAAGCGACGCTCTGGAGCTGGCCTATGCCGACCGGCTAGAGTCTGAGATGCAGGAACTCGCCATCCAGCTGCACAGG CGCTGCGAGGAGGTGGAGGCCATGCGGGGCCAAGTGTCACAGGAGCAGGAGCTGCGGGCCGTAGTGGAGAGCTGCCTGCTGGAGCGGGACGGGGCCCTGCAGGACATGCACGCTCAGCTGCGGGAGGCCTGGGCCCTGGCGTGCCAGGCCGCACACGTGCTGGACCAGCTGCG AGCTTGTCAAGTGGAACTGTCAACCCGAGTGGGGCAGGACCAGAACCACCGGGGACCAGCCCAGGGCCCGGGCCTGCCCTCAGCAG ACCCCAAAGGCTGGCAAGCCTCCCTGCAGGCCCTGAGCCTCCCAGAGCTGTCAGGGGCACTGGAGGACCGTGTGCACGAGATGG GCTCTGTGCTCAGTGACTCAGAACCTGGAGAAGCTGCAAGTGCTGAATGGGAAGGAGAACTGGCGGGAACCCTAAGGTGA
- the ANKS3 gene encoding ankyrin repeat and SAM domain-containing protein 3 isoform X6 translates to MLARQYGHMKIVGLIDAHSSSLPRCLFRGPDKQGELSSSDESCPAPPRQRPCRKKGLSIHEGPRALARITAIGLGGRTRQPRCEQVVPPRGYVTFTSSDENLLDGRALCYRDVTSPINDQDVESSSSSSREDPALGAELGAVPSSSSSEGLAWGLGVSSEGSLESNEDSDHTQKCSGRKQTKSHMKARTRHGSSDGQWPPSARGSSPACPPVPAPQPQSTPYSGPQDLAALLEQIGCLKYLQVFEEQDVDLRIFLTLTESDLKELGITLFGPKRKMTSAIARWHSSARPPSDALELAYADRLESEMQELAIQLHRRCEEVEAMRGQVSQEQELRAVVESCLLERDGALQDMHAQLREAWALACQAAHVLDQLRACQVELSTRVGQDQNHRGPAQGPGLPSADPKGWQASLQALSLPELSGALEDRVHEMGQALCSVTQNLEKLQVLNGKENWREP, encoded by the exons ATGCTGGCCAGGCAGTACGGACACATGAAGATCGTGGGCTTGATCGACGCCCACTCATCCTCGCTGCCCAGGTGCCTCTTCAGGGGCCCAG ACAAGCAGGGGGAACTCAGCTCTTCAGATGAGTCCTGCCCTGCCCCCCCAAGGCAAAGGCCCTGCCGGAAGAAGGGGCTTAGCATCCACGAGGGCCCACGAGCCTTGGCCAGGATCACAGCCATTGGCCTTGGGGGCCGGACACGACAGCCGCGCTGTG AGCAGGTGGTGCCTCCTCGAGGCTACGTCACCTTCACCAGCAGCGATGAGAACCTGCTAGATGGGCGAGCCCTCTGCTACAGGGACGTCACCTCCCCCATCAACGACCAGGATGtggagagcagcagcagcagcagcaggg AGGATCCCGCCTTGGGTGCTGAGCTGGGGGCTGTgccgagcagcagcagcagtgaagggctggcctggggcctgggagtcAGCAGCGAGGGCTCTCTGGAGAGTAACGAG GACTCCGACCATACACAGAAATGTTCAGGCCGCAAACAAACGAAAAGTCACATGAAGGCCAGGACCCGGCACGGTAGCAGTGACGGCCAGTGGCCTCCTAGTGCCAGGGGTTCCAGCCCAGCCTGCCCCCCCGTGCCTGCTCCCCAACCCCAGAGCACCCCCTACTCGGGACCCCAG GACCTCGCTGCGCTGCTGGAGCAGATTGGATGCCTCAAGTACCTGCAGGTGTTTGAGGAGCAGGACGTGGACCTCCGCATCTTTCTGACGCTTACCGAGAGTGACCTGAAGGAGCTGGGCATCAC GTTATTTGGGCCTAAGAGGAAGATGACTTCTGCCATCGCCCGCTGGCACAGCAGTGCCCGCCCCCCAAGCGACGCTCTGGAGCTGGCCTATGCCGACCGGCTAGAGTCTGAGATGCAGGAACTCGCCATCCAGCTGCACAGG CGCTGCGAGGAGGTGGAGGCCATGCGGGGCCAAGTGTCACAGGAGCAGGAGCTGCGGGCCGTAGTGGAGAGCTGCCTGCTGGAGCGGGACGGGGCCCTGCAGGACATGCACGCTCAGCTGCGGGAGGCCTGGGCCCTGGCGTGCCAGGCCGCACACGTGCTGGACCAGCTGCG AGCTTGTCAAGTGGAACTGTCAACCCGAGTGGGGCAGGACCAGAACCACCGGGGACCAGCCCAGGGCCCGGGCCTGCCCTCAGCAG ACCCCAAAGGCTGGCAAGCCTCCCTGCAGGCCCTGAGCCTCCCAGAGCTGTCAGGGGCACTGGAGGACCGTGTGCACGAGATGG GGCAGGCTCTGTGCTCAGTGACTCAGAACCTGGAGAAGCTGCAAGTGCTGAATGGGAAGGAGAACTGGCGGGAACCCTAA
- the ANKS3 gene encoding ankyrin repeat and SAM domain-containing protein 3 isoform X4, whose product MSELSDEASEPELLNRSLSMWHGLGTQVSPEELAVPLDLHTAASVGQYEVVKECVQRRELDLNKKNSGGWTPLMYASYIGHDTIVHLLLEAGVSVNVPTPEGQTPLMLASSCGNESIAYFLLQQGAELEMKDIQGWTALFHCTSAGHQQVVRFLLDSGANADVREPVFGFTPLMEAAAAGHEIIVQCFLSHGVRVDTRDHSGATARMLARQYGHMKIVGLIDAHSSSLPRCLFRGPDKQGELSSSDESCPAPPRQRPCRKKGLSIHEGPRALARITAIGLGGRTRQPRCEQVVPPRGYVTFTSSDENLLDGRALCYRDVTSPINDQDVESSSSSSREDPALGAELGAVPSSSSSEGLAWGLGVSSEGSLESNEDSDHTQKCSGRKQTKSHMKARTRHGSSDGQWPPSARGSSPACPPVPAPQPQSTPYSGPQDLAALLEQIGCLKYLQVFEEQDVDLRIFLTLTESDLKELGITLFGPKRKMTSAIARWHSSARPPSDALELAYADRLESEMQELAIQLHRRCEEVEAMRGQVSQEQELRAVVESCLLERDGALQDMHAQLREAWALACQAAHVLDQLRPQRLASLPAGPEPPRAVRGTGGPCARDGLCAQ is encoded by the exons ATGTCGGAGCTCAGCGATGAAGCCAGTGAGCCAGAACTGCTGAACCGCAGCTTGTCCATGTGGCATGGGCTGGGGACGCAGGTCAGCCCTGAGGAACTGGCCGTCCCCTTGGACCTTCACACGGCGGCATCCGTTGGCCAGTatgaagtggtgaaggagtgtgtGCAGCG GCGAGAGCTAGATTTGAACAAGAAGAACAGTGGCGGCTGGACCCCGCTGATGTACGCCTCCTACATTGGGCATGATACTATTGTGCACCTGTTGCTGGAGGCgggtgtgagtgtgaatgtgccCACCCCAGAAGGACAGACCCCACTGATGCTGGCTTCTAGCTGTGGCAACGAGAGCATCGCCTACTTTCTCCTCCAG CAAGGCGCCGAGCTGGAGATGAAGGACATCCAGGGCTGGACCGCCCTCTTCCACTGCACCAGCGCCGGGCACCAGCAAGTGGTCAGGTTCCTCCTAGACAGCGGAGCCAACGCTGACGTGAG ggagCCCGTCTTCGGATTCACTCCTCTGATGGAAGCTGCTGCTGCCGGCCATGAGATCATTGTCCAGTGTTTCCTGAGCCAC GGAGTCAGAGTGGACACGAGGGACCACAGCGGGGCCACGGCCCGGATGCTGGCCAGGCAGTACGGACACATGAAGATCGTGGGCTTGATCGACGCCCACTCATCCTCGCTGCCCAGGTGCCTCTTCAGGGGCCCAG ACAAGCAGGGGGAACTCAGCTCTTCAGATGAGTCCTGCCCTGCCCCCCCAAGGCAAAGGCCCTGCCGGAAGAAGGGGCTTAGCATCCACGAGGGCCCACGAGCCTTGGCCAGGATCACAGCCATTGGCCTTGGGGGCCGGACACGACAGCCGCGCTGTG AGCAGGTGGTGCCTCCTCGAGGCTACGTCACCTTCACCAGCAGCGATGAGAACCTGCTAGATGGGCGAGCCCTCTGCTACAGGGACGTCACCTCCCCCATCAACGACCAGGATGtggagagcagcagcagcagcagcaggg AGGATCCCGCCTTGGGTGCTGAGCTGGGGGCTGTgccgagcagcagcagcagtgaagggctggcctggggcctgggagtcAGCAGCGAGGGCTCTCTGGAGAGTAACGAG GACTCCGACCATACACAGAAATGTTCAGGCCGCAAACAAACGAAAAGTCACATGAAGGCCAGGACCCGGCACGGTAGCAGTGACGGCCAGTGGCCTCCTAGTGCCAGGGGTTCCAGCCCAGCCTGCCCCCCCGTGCCTGCTCCCCAACCCCAGAGCACCCCCTACTCGGGACCCCAG GACCTCGCTGCGCTGCTGGAGCAGATTGGATGCCTCAAGTACCTGCAGGTGTTTGAGGAGCAGGACGTGGACCTCCGCATCTTTCTGACGCTTACCGAGAGTGACCTGAAGGAGCTGGGCATCAC GTTATTTGGGCCTAAGAGGAAGATGACTTCTGCCATCGCCCGCTGGCACAGCAGTGCCCGCCCCCCAAGCGACGCTCTGGAGCTGGCCTATGCCGACCGGCTAGAGTCTGAGATGCAGGAACTCGCCATCCAGCTGCACAGG CGCTGCGAGGAGGTGGAGGCCATGCGGGGCCAAGTGTCACAGGAGCAGGAGCTGCGGGCCGTAGTGGAGAGCTGCCTGCTGGAGCGGGACGGGGCCCTGCAGGACATGCACGCTCAGCTGCGGGAGGCCTGGGCCCTGGCGTGCCAGGCCGCACACGTGCTGGACCAGCTGCG ACCCCAAAGGCTGGCAAGCCTCCCTGCAGGCCCTGAGCCTCCCAGAGCTGTCAGGGGCACTGGAGGACCGTGTGCACGAGATGG GCTCTGTGCTCAGTGA
- the ANKS3 gene encoding ankyrin repeat and SAM domain-containing protein 3 isoform X5, with product MKDIQGWTALFHCTSAGHQQVVRFLLDSGANADVREPVFGFTPLMEAAAAGHEIIVQCFLSHGVRVDTRDHSGATARMLARQYGHMKIVGLIDAHSSSLPRCLFRGPDKQGELSSSDESCPAPPRQRPCRKKGLSIHEGPRALARITAIGLGGRTRQPRCEQVVPPRGYVTFTSSDENLLDGRALCYRDVTSPINDQDVESSSSSSREDPALGAELGAVPSSSSSEGLAWGLGVSSEGSLESNEDSDHTQKCSGRKQTKSHMKARTRHGSSDGQWPPSARGSSPACPPVPAPQPQSTPYSGPQDLAALLEQIGCLKYLQVFEEQDVDLRIFLTLTESDLKELGITLFGPKRKMTSAIARWHSSARPPSDALELAYADRLESEMQELAIQLHRRCEEVEAMRGQVSQEQELRAVVESCLLERDGALQDMHAQLREAWALACQAAHVLDQLRACQVELSTRVGQDQNHRGPAQGPGLPSADPKGWQASLQALSLPELSGALEDRVHEMGQALCSVTQNLEKLQVLNGKENWREP from the exons ATGAAGGACATCCAGGGCTGGACCGCCCTCTTCCACTGCACCAGCGCCGGGCACCAGCAAGTGGTCAGGTTCCTCCTAGACAGCGGAGCCAACGCTGACGTGAG ggagCCCGTCTTCGGATTCACTCCTCTGATGGAAGCTGCTGCTGCCGGCCATGAGATCATTGTCCAGTGTTTCCTGAGCCAC GGAGTCAGAGTGGACACGAGGGACCACAGCGGGGCCACGGCCCGGATGCTGGCCAGGCAGTACGGACACATGAAGATCGTGGGCTTGATCGACGCCCACTCATCCTCGCTGCCCAGGTGCCTCTTCAGGGGCCCAG ACAAGCAGGGGGAACTCAGCTCTTCAGATGAGTCCTGCCCTGCCCCCCCAAGGCAAAGGCCCTGCCGGAAGAAGGGGCTTAGCATCCACGAGGGCCCACGAGCCTTGGCCAGGATCACAGCCATTGGCCTTGGGGGCCGGACACGACAGCCGCGCTGTG AGCAGGTGGTGCCTCCTCGAGGCTACGTCACCTTCACCAGCAGCGATGAGAACCTGCTAGATGGGCGAGCCCTCTGCTACAGGGACGTCACCTCCCCCATCAACGACCAGGATGtggagagcagcagcagcagcagcaggg AGGATCCCGCCTTGGGTGCTGAGCTGGGGGCTGTgccgagcagcagcagcagtgaagggctggcctggggcctgggagtcAGCAGCGAGGGCTCTCTGGAGAGTAACGAG GACTCCGACCATACACAGAAATGTTCAGGCCGCAAACAAACGAAAAGTCACATGAAGGCCAGGACCCGGCACGGTAGCAGTGACGGCCAGTGGCCTCCTAGTGCCAGGGGTTCCAGCCCAGCCTGCCCCCCCGTGCCTGCTCCCCAACCCCAGAGCACCCCCTACTCGGGACCCCAG GACCTCGCTGCGCTGCTGGAGCAGATTGGATGCCTCAAGTACCTGCAGGTGTTTGAGGAGCAGGACGTGGACCTCCGCATCTTTCTGACGCTTACCGAGAGTGACCTGAAGGAGCTGGGCATCAC GTTATTTGGGCCTAAGAGGAAGATGACTTCTGCCATCGCCCGCTGGCACAGCAGTGCCCGCCCCCCAAGCGACGCTCTGGAGCTGGCCTATGCCGACCGGCTAGAGTCTGAGATGCAGGAACTCGCCATCCAGCTGCACAGG CGCTGCGAGGAGGTGGAGGCCATGCGGGGCCAAGTGTCACAGGAGCAGGAGCTGCGGGCCGTAGTGGAGAGCTGCCTGCTGGAGCGGGACGGGGCCCTGCAGGACATGCACGCTCAGCTGCGGGAGGCCTGGGCCCTGGCGTGCCAGGCCGCACACGTGCTGGACCAGCTGCG AGCTTGTCAAGTGGAACTGTCAACCCGAGTGGGGCAGGACCAGAACCACCGGGGACCAGCCCAGGGCCCGGGCCTGCCCTCAGCAG ACCCCAAAGGCTGGCAAGCCTCCCTGCAGGCCCTGAGCCTCCCAGAGCTGTCAGGGGCACTGGAGGACCGTGTGCACGAGATGG GGCAGGCTCTGTGCTCAGTGACTCAGAACCTGGAGAAGCTGCAAGTGCTGAATGGGAAGGAGAACTGGCGGGAACCCTAA